The segment GCAACCTACAGGCCACGATGGCTGATTTTGTCAAAAAACCGGTGGTTCCGCTGCCAGATCTGCAACCGGAACCACAGATTCCTGCCGACCAGCTTTACTTTACGGAAGAGGAAAAGCAAAAAATTGCCCGCTTCAAGGAACAGTACCTGGAACCAGCCGGCGCTGTGATGAAAACGCTCTGGCTGGCCCAGGAAAAGTTTGGCTTCCTGCCGCCGGAAGTACTGCAACTGGTGGCCGATGAGCTGGGCATTCCCTATGCTCAGGTGTATGGCGTGGCTACCTTCTACACGCAGTACTACAAAGAAAAGAAAGGAAAGTACGTGCTGGACGTCTGCACTTGCTTTACCTGCCAGGTATGCGGAGGTTACGACATCCTGCACTACCTGGAAGAAAAACTGGGAATCCATAAGGGCGAAACCACACCGGATGGCCTGTTTACCCTCCAGGAAGTCGAATGTCTGGGCGCCTGCGGCTCGGCGCCAGTTTTACAGGTATCCAATGGACCGTATGTCCACAACCTGACGCCTGAGAAGGTCGACCAATTGCTGGAAGACCTGAAACAGGGCAAACTACCGCCCTTTGTTTCGCTGACGCTCCCCCAGGACGAAGCCGAACTGGGGGGCAATCGGCGCTCAGACGCCGAGGCGGTCGAGTCGTACCAGACGCCTCCGGTGGCCCGCCAAACACGCTAAGTCAGGATGGAGGCGGTGCGAACATATTGCTGGAGACGCAAGGCCTTCGACAAACTGGCCGAAATCGGGCTCCTCGTCCCTGACGACCGCCTCATCCTCCAGAAAACGAGCTTCTCGTCCCGCCACGCAGCAGCAATCCGTCGCGGTGAGGAATCCTTCCGAGGCGTTTTTCTGCTGCAGCAGTTCGATATGCGCGTGCAGTTGCTCCGGGCGCTGGATCGGGACAGTGAGCCGGCGCCTGACGTGGTTGCGGAGGAGGCCCCCTTCGACGACACGGTCACAGCACATCCAACAACCGCGGTGGTCGAGGGGACCAGTGCCTTGCTGTCCTTCGACCGCGTGCTCGAAATTCCCCGCCCTCCCGAAGACGCACCCTATGGATCATCGCAGGCGCTTTCTCCACCCGACGCGCTCGCTCCCCGGGCCCGACCTGGAGCTTCTATCGAAAGAGGCCGGTTGTTTCCCAACCCTCGCGCTTAACCTGTGAAGCATATGACCACTAACGGAGTGCAGAGCAAAGCCGGAGACTGGCGAAACTACAAACGGGTGTTGCTCCCGCCCGTGCGGGATCTACACCGGTTGGAAGTGTACGAAGCGCACGGAGGCTACCAGACCCTGCGCGACGTGCTTACCTCCGACCGCTGGGATCCTCGGACCGTGATCGAGGAGGTCAAAAAAAGCAAGCTGCGCGGCCGGGGTGGCGCGGGCTTTCCCACCGGTCTGAAGTGGAGCTTCATGCCACCGGTAGATGACCGTCCCCGCTTCCTGTGTTGCAACGGCGACGAAAGTGAACCGGGCACGTTCAAAGACCGCCAGCTCATGGAATTCAACCCCCACCAGATCTTCGAGGGGATTCTGATCGCCTGCTATGCAATGTCGGTGCGCACGTGCTACCTGTACGTGCGCGGTGAGTTTGCCCGGTGGATCGAACATATGGAGCGGGAGCTGGAAAAGCTCTACGCCCGGGGTTACGTAGGAAAGAACATTATGGGCACGGACTTCTCAGCCGATATTGTCATCCACAAGGGTGCCGGCGCCTACATCTGCGGCGAGGAGTCCAGCCTGATGGAATCCATTGAAGGCAAGCGGGCCTACCCGCGCATTAAGCCACCATTTCCGGCCCAGCGCGGCCTGTGGGGCTATCCCACCACGATCAACAACGTGGAGACGCTGGCCAACGTACCGCTTATTCTGCGAAATGGGGGCGAGTGGTTTGCGTCCATCGGTGCTCCCAACCACCCCGGCCCGGTACTCTATGGCATCTCCGGACACGTCAACCGGCCAGGTGTCTACGAATACCCTACCGGCATGCTGATCACCGACCTGATTTACGAAGTGGCCGGTGGTATTCGAGGCGGCAAAAAGCTTAAGGCCGTCATTCCTGGCGGCAGTTCTACGCCGCCCCTGCGGGCCGATATGATCGACGGCGTGACGATGGATGCAGAATCGCTGCGCGAGGCTGGCTCGATGATGGGAACCGCGGGCCTGCTCGTGCTCGACGAAGACACCGACATGGTGTCGTGGCTGCGACGGGTAACGCACTTTTATGCGCATGAAAGCTGCGGTCAATGCACGCCCTGTCGCGAAGGAACCGGCTGGCTCGAAAACATCGTCACGCGCATTGACGAAGGGGAAGGCCGCCTGCGTGACCTCGACCTGCTCCTGGATCTATGCGACCAGATGGAAGGCCGCACGGTCTGCGCGCTGGCCGACGCGGCTGCCTGGCCGGTGCGGTATACAATCCTGCGTTTTCGGGAAGAGTTTGAAGCCAAGTGCAAACCCAGCCTGATTCCTTCAGGCATCGACGTCGCACCTTCTGCGACCTCCGAATAGACCGATGAAGAGCTCCTACCCGCCTTCGCTGAACGATCTCCTGTTCGAGGAGACCGCCCGGGTGCTTCTGCCTGACCTCGGGGAAGTTGCGCTGCGCATGCGCACCGATGAATTGCCCCGTTTTCTGGACCCAAACTTTATCGAACGGCGCATGGCCCAGCTCCGCCACTACCGGATCTGGGCCATGGTGGGCATGATCTTCGGCTTTCTGGCCATCGCATTACTACTGGTGGCAGCCATTTTTCGCATTCCGCTGCCCGATTACGTGCTTTTTCCTACGTCCTTCCTGTCGCTTTCCGCCCCGTACTGGGGCTTCCGATATGCCCGGCTGGGCACTTTCCTGTTTGCCTACCGGTTGCTCAACCACTACGCCTATGACCTGATCGTATATAAAGACTATCGTCCGGCGCTCCATCAGTTGATCGACCAAACCTGAACGCACTATGCCCCGGATTACCATAGACGGCATTGTTTACGAATTCGAAGGGCGGCCCAAGCTGCTTCAGTTTTGCCTGGACCACGGCATCGAGCTACCTCACTTTTGCTATCATCCAGCGCTGTCGATTCCGGCCAACTGCCGACAGTGCCTGGTGGAAGTGGGCATGCCGGTGATCGACCGGGAAACCGGCAAGCCTAAATTGGACGAAAACGGCCAGCCCGTCATCCAGTTCATGCCCAAGCTCCAGACGAGCTGTTCCCTGGATATGGCCGACGGGATGGTCGTCAAGACGCATCGCACCAGCGAGAAGGTCGCGCGCGCCCAGCGTGACAACCTGGAATTTCTGCTGATCAACCATCCCCTCGACTGCCCGATCTGCGACCAGGCCGGCAAGTGCCCGCTCCAGATTCAGGCCTATAAGTACGGGCCCGAGGGCTCTCGCTTCGAGTTCCTCAAGGTGCACAAACCCAAACGCGTACGGCTGGGCCCCCGCGTGATGCTCGACGCCGAGCGCTGCATTAACTGCACACGCTGCGTCCGTTTCACCGACGAGATCTCCAAAAGCCACCAGCTCACCATCATCGAACGCGGCGTCCGCAACTATCCTATCACACCGCCCGGCGTGGTGTTCGATGACCCGTACTCCATGAATGTTATCGATCTATGTCCCGTAGGAGCCCTGACCTCCATTGATGCTCGTTTCAAGGCGCGTCCCTGGGAAATGAGCGCTACCCCC is part of the Rhodothermus profundi genome and harbors:
- the nuoE gene encoding NADH-quinone oxidoreductase subunit NuoE family protein, with the protein product MADFVKKPVVPLPDLQPEPQIPADQLYFTEEEKQKIARFKEQYLEPAGAVMKTLWLAQEKFGFLPPEVLQLVADELGIPYAQVYGVATFYTQYYKEKKGKYVLDVCTCFTCQVCGGYDILHYLEEKLGIHKGETTPDGLFTLQEVECLGACGSAPVLQVSNGPYVHNLTPEKVDQLLEDLKQGKLPPFVSLTLPQDEAELGGNRRSDAEAVESYQTPPVARQTR
- the nuoF gene encoding NADH-quinone oxidoreductase subunit NuoF, which codes for MTTNGVQSKAGDWRNYKRVLLPPVRDLHRLEVYEAHGGYQTLRDVLTSDRWDPRTVIEEVKKSKLRGRGGAGFPTGLKWSFMPPVDDRPRFLCCNGDESEPGTFKDRQLMEFNPHQIFEGILIACYAMSVRTCYLYVRGEFARWIEHMERELEKLYARGYVGKNIMGTDFSADIVIHKGAGAYICGEESSLMESIEGKRAYPRIKPPFPAQRGLWGYPTTINNVETLANVPLILRNGGEWFASIGAPNHPGPVLYGISGHVNRPGVYEYPTGMLITDLIYEVAGGIRGGKKLKAVIPGGSSTPPLRADMIDGVTMDAESLREAGSMMGTAGLLVLDEDTDMVSWLRRVTHFYAHESCGQCTPCREGTGWLENIVTRIDEGEGRLRDLDLLLDLCDQMEGRTVCALADAAAWPVRYTILRFREEFEAKCKPSLIPSGIDVAPSATSE